In the bacterium genome, ACGGTATCATGGTTCAGCCGGCTACCGGGTGCGATTGTTATTTCGGCAATACCTGTTCCCGCACGCATCACTGCATGCTTGATATTCCTGTAGATTCGGTATATCAGGCGATTGTTCGACTGAAAGACCGCAAAGCATGAAAATTGCTTATCTGTCCACGTTTTATCCCTTTCGCGGCGGGATTGCTCAGTTTAATGCATCGCTGTACCGCACGTTTGAAAAACAACACACTGTTCAGGCTTTTACCTTTACGCGTCAATATCCCGATCTTCTTTTTCCCGGCAAAAGCCAATACGTAACTCCCGATGATCACGCCGATCCGATACCGTCCCGTGCGCTATTGGATACCGTCAATCCACTCTCGTATCGTCGCACGGCATTAGAATTAGCCGCGTTTGCTCCGGATATGCTGGTGATGAAGTTTTGGATGCCATTTTTTGCACCATCGTTAGGTTATGTGGCGGGTTATCTTCGCCGACGCGGCACCAAAGTGATAACCGTGCTTGATAATGTTATCCCGCATGAAAAGCGACCGGGGGACATGGCATTGATTCGTTATTTTCTCCGTCGCAATAGCGGCTTCGTTGCGATGAGCAAAACGGTCGAACAGGATTTATTGGCATTGATGCCTGACGCACGATACACGCTCAAAGCGCACCCGCTGTACGATCATTACGGTCCGGCTATCGCCCGTGATGAAGCGTGTGCGAAGCTGGGTATTCCGAAAAACAAAAAAACTATTCTTTTTTTTGGTTTTATCCGCGATTACAAAGGACTAGATCTTTTGATCCGTTCCGTTGCGCGATTGAGTGAATCGCATCATCTGATCATAGCCGGCGAAGTGTATGGAAGCTTCGATAAATATCAGGCTTTGATCAATGAATTAGGGTTACAAAATCGCATTTCACTGTTTACCCGTTATGTTGACGATGCCGAAGTGCCGTTGTTTTTTTCCGCGGCACAGTGCTGTGTATTGCCTTACCGTTCCGCAACTCAGAGCGGCATTGTGCAAATCGCGTATCATTATCACCTGCCCGTATTAGTTACCGATGTCGGTGGTTTATCGGAAATGGTGTCCGGCGGTCAGACAGGTGCGATCATTCCGCAAGCAGAACCGGAATCCATAGCAGCAGCAATTTCAGACTATTTTGATAAGGGATATTATGAAGCCATGTCACAAGCGATAGCTGGTCGGCGTGCGGAGTATTCATGGCAAGGATTTGCAGTCGCGATAGAAAAGCTATATGCGCAGGTTTCCGGATAGCGTGAACTTAAAATAGAAATTGAAAAATCAAATTATATAAGTTACTTTTCACTCCGTTCTGAAATTAAGATTTAGAATATACCCCTTAATCTAATCGGTTCGATCCATATGTATACTTTTTCAAAGAATTTCGCTTTTCTTTGGATTTTTCTATTTCTGGTGCAGTCCGCGGTTTATTCGCAGTCGGCGGCTTCTCTTAGCGGTATTGTGCGGGATAGCGATACGCGCGAACCGATGATCGGCGCGTATTTGAAATTGGCAGGTACTTCTTTGGGTGCCGTATCCGATAGGGAGGGACGTTTTCGTATCAGCGGTATTGCATCGGGGTCATACACACTCAAAGTTTCATATCTCGGCTATACAACTTACGAAAAAGAAATCACTGTAGCTGCCGGTGATCATACTAAGATGGAAATTTTGCTTAAGGCCGGCAGTATCGAATTGTCCGGTAGTGAAGTGTATGGTATGCGCGAAGGTCAAGCGAAAGCATTAAATCTTCAAAAAAATGCAGACAATCAGCAAGTTGTTACTTCGTCGGAGATTATCAAACTTTTTCCGGACCCCAATATTTCCGAGGCTTTGCAACGCATGCCGGGCGTAGCCGTACTGCGTGATCAAGGCGAAGGGCGTTATGTTTTTTTACGCGGATTAGAACCTAAATATTCGTCTGTCAAAATTAACGGTCAACCGGTGCCTTCGCCGGAGGGCGATATTCGCCAGGTTAGTTTGGATGTAATTTCTTCGAGCATGGTATCCCGTATTGAAGTTTCCAAAACGCTCACGCCGGACATGGATGCCGATGCCGTCGCCGGTGCGATCAATCTGGTTACAAAAAATGCGTTGGATTTTGATCAACAAATGTGGCAAGTGTCCGCCGGAACAGGTCGTAATATGCTTGAAGGCAAACCTCTGGCCAATTTTGATATAACCTACGGCAACCGTTTCGGGGAAGAAAAAAGGTTGGGCGTGTTTGTCAATGCGATGGGTTATTACACGCATCGCAATTCCGATGACATGGAACGCGTTTGGGGTGAACGCGCTTTCAATGGTAAAAATCACTACTTCATGAATGAATTTGAACTCAGAGACTATAATGCAATACGGAAAAGGTTAAGCTTCAATGCCGCGACCGATTATCGTTTTTCGGAAACGAGCGATATACACTTTGGGGCCGTACATAATTATTTTAGAGATGACGAGATACGTCGTCGTTTGCGAATTAAACTGAGCGAAGGTTCTGCTGCCGTTCGTGCACGACGTTTTAAATTTGTGTCGGATTCATCGGTAACTATGGATTCGGCCGTCGTAGAGAGAGAGACCAAAGATTGGGCGTTGACCCGAAGCCTTACGAGTTTTCAGATGAGTGGTCACGCACAGTGGGCAGATATGGACTGGACATACAGTGCCGCTTTATCGCGCGCAACAGAAGCGATTCCGGATCGCTTTGATTTCACCACCCGTCAGACGGATGTCAATCTTAAATACGACATGACGAACCGTCAATTTCCAAAGTTCGCGTTTCTTTCCGGCGATCCTTATGACCCGGCCCTTTTCAAACTTAAGAACTTTGAAGTGCAAGAATACGACATTACGGAATGGGATCGTATTGCTGAGCTGAATATTCGCAAGTCTTTGAGAATATTGTCGAACGGCGATTATGTCCAGTCCGGTGCAAAAGTGAGGTCCAAGGCAAAAGAACGGAATGATGAACACAATCGTGCAACGATAGCGAATCCCAATGCTCCACCATTCATGAATTTTTTTGCGGAATCGGATGAAGACATAAATTTTCTTTATTCGCGATACCGATTCGGCACGTCAGCGGATCCTTCGCTCATTCGGCGTTGGGCCGACACAGTCAACTTGCAGAATAGCGCAGCGTATTCGGCCGATAATAATTTTATTACAAACTACAAAGCGGCTGAAAAAATTGTCGCCGTTTATGGACTGTCAAAAATATATTCCGGTTCTTGGGAATTTTTAGCAGGCGTGCGTATGGAAAAAACCTACATTGATTACGACGGTATAAAGGTGGTGCAAAACGGAAACAGGATTCGATCTACACAACAAGGGTATCCTGACACACTTCATCCTGCCGGTTATCCGATCGATACGATAAGCCTAAACGGTAAACATGAATATTATCAATTGTTTCCGTCGGTCAACATAAAGTATTCGATGTCGGATAGGTTTGTTATGCGCGGTGCGATCAGTCGGGCTATTTTTAGAGCTGATTATTTTGATCTTATTCCCTACGAAGTCTTTGATTATCAAAATTTAACTATCGCAAGGGGCAATACATACCTCCGCCCCACGACTTCATGGAATTTTGATTTGTCTGCCGATTACTATTTTCAGAATGCGGGAATTATAGCCGGCGGAGTATACTATAAATATATCGATGACTTCATTTATCAACGGCAATATATTGATAGCACGAATATTCAAGACGGTGTCCCGTGGATCGTGAATCAAAAACAAAATGGTAAAGCGGCTAAACTTTTTGGCGCTGAATTTAATTGGCAGCAAACATTTACTTTTTTACCTCCCAATTTTGACGGGCTTGGCATTTATTTGAACTATGCCTATACGCATTCGCAAGCCTACTATCCGCAAAGGCCGGGTAATAAAAATACGTTGCCGGGTCAGCCTAATCATGTGGGCAATTTTGCTTTGACTTACGAGAAAAAAGGATTTGCCGCGCGCGTAGCGTGGAATTATAGCGGGCCTTATGTGTTAACGGTTTCCGATTCGGTAGATACGGATTTTGATACGTACGTGGATCGGCATTTGCAGTTGGATATTTCCGCTTCCCAGAAATTGACCAAACATATTCGTATTTACCTTGAGCTCAACAACCTGACCAATGAACCGTATCGTGAGTACGTCGGTTCCCGTAAACGGTTACGCCAGCAGGAATATTATTCGTGGTGGGGCAAATTGGGTGCGGAATATACTTTTTAATTTACGGATTCCAGTGGCTCAAAAAAAAGACTATCTGATATCTGTCAGACAGTCTTTATAGCAGATTTTCTTTTGTAATTGGCTATTCCGATTTCAACTTATCTTTAAAAACCTTCCTGAATTTTTCCAGTTTTGGTTTGATCACGTACGCGCAGTACGGCGCATTGCCGTTATCATTGAAATAATTTTGATGATAATCTTCCGCGGAATAAAATTTCTTAAACGCCGAAATTTCGGTTACGATGGGGCTTTTGAATGCGCCGGATGCATCTAATTTTTGTTTGATGTCCTCGGCGAAACGGCGCTGATCATCACTGTGATAAAAAATAGCAGAGCGATACTGCGTTCCTTCATCCGCGCCTTGACGGTTGAGCGTGGTCGGATCGTGGGTGCCGAAAAAAACTTCAAGCAATTCGACAAACGAAACGGTTTTAGGATCAAATGTCAATTGGATGACTTCCGCATGGCCGGTATTACCGTTGCAGACTTGTTGATATGTCGGGTTGTCCACATGCCCTCCGCTATAACCGGACTTGACGGACAATACACCTTTGGTTCGCTGAAATACTGCTTCCACGCACCAAAAGCAACCGGCGCCAAATGTCGCAGTATCTACCGCCGCTTGATTAGTTATCATAGGTTCCTTCCTCATGGTTGAACGTAAAATTTCGGTTGAATTATCATGTTCTTTACTGCAACCGATGATAAACAACATACTCAATAAAGAGTATAAACTCATAGATTTCCTTTCATGTTATTGCCGTGTAATACAACGGTGACAATCGTCATCTATTCCCTCATGGCGTCAAAATAACACAAAATAAAAAAGGTTTGTGATCGTCGTCACAAACCTTGAAGTGAAATTATTTATCAAATCGTTTAAGAAGACCAATCTTCCGCAGATTTGATCCATTTTTCGACCGTAAGATAAGCCGGCATGCGACCGGTGCTGATGATGTGCCCATTGATGAGCAAGCCCGGCGTCGCAAAAACGCCAAGGCGGCTGTAGTCCTGCCTCTCGGTAATGCGTTCGATCTGAGCATCCACGTGATAAGCGTGTATCGCTTCACGGCACATATCTTCGAGTTTGGTGCAGTTGATACATCCCGGTCCGGCAATCTGAATGCGCATCATGATGAGACCTCCTTCGTCTATTAAAAAATAATACGACGAATAGCATCGTGATGGCAATGCGGAGAGTCAGGATGGCGATTGACCGAAGTCAGGTGTTTTAAATTCTATTTTGAACCGATGATATCGTTGACCCAGCTCATCGCCGCCATCATACCGGGAAATCCGATGGTGGGAAGCGTAAGCATGATTACGTGACGCATTTCCTCCGGTGAAGCGCCGGCTGTAAGGGCTTTGCGCACATGCGAATGGACGGCGCCTTCTTGGCGACTGGCTGCGGAAATAGCCAATTTGATCAGTGCACGTGTTTTGGTATCCAGAGGTCCGGCATGATGCACGGCATCGCCAAGTTCCTCATACGCTTTAGCTACACGCGGATAGTCTTTGACAAAATTCTGATAATTTTTCGGGATCTGCTTTTTTTTATTCGTTTTCATGGGTACTTACTTTCAAATATGGATCACAGATTATTCACGCCATGAGTTTACTCAAAAAAAATTAATAAAAAAAGGGATGTCCCAAATTGATTTCGCAATCCGGGACATCCCTTCATAAGGGCGTTATAAAAAACTATTTATACACATAAAAAAATGTCAAACGCGCTACCACATCGGCGTCACGGGAACTGCCTTTTTTGGCCGAGAAACCGTTGATCCAAATATTGGGCATGAAGTGAACATTTTTGATCGGCATATAATCCAAAC is a window encoding:
- a CDS encoding glycosyltransferase codes for the protein MKIAYLSTFYPFRGGIAQFNASLYRTFEKQHTVQAFTFTRQYPDLLFPGKSQYVTPDDHADPIPSRALLDTVNPLSYRRTALELAAFAPDMLVMKFWMPFFAPSLGYVAGYLRRRGTKVITVLDNVIPHEKRPGDMALIRYFLRRNSGFVAMSKTVEQDLLALMPDARYTLKAHPLYDHYGPAIARDEACAKLGIPKNKKTILFFGFIRDYKGLDLLIRSVARLSESHHLIIAGEVYGSFDKYQALINELGLQNRISLFTRYVDDAEVPLFFSAAQCCVLPYRSATQSGIVQIAYHYHLPVLVTDVGGLSEMVSGGQTGAIIPQAEPESIAAAISDYFDKGYYEAMSQAIAGRRAEYSWQGFAVAIEKLYAQVSG
- a CDS encoding carboxymuconolactone decarboxylase family protein yields the protein MKTNKKKQIPKNYQNFVKDYPRVAKAYEELGDAVHHAGPLDTKTRALIKLAISAASRQEGAVHSHVRKALTAGASPEEMRHVIMLTLPTIGFPGMMAAMSWVNDIIGSK
- a CDS encoding TonB-dependent receptor codes for the protein MQSAVYSQSAASLSGIVRDSDTREPMIGAYLKLAGTSLGAVSDREGRFRISGIASGSYTLKVSYLGYTTYEKEITVAAGDHTKMEILLKAGSIELSGSEVYGMREGQAKALNLQKNADNQQVVTSSEIIKLFPDPNISEALQRMPGVAVLRDQGEGRYVFLRGLEPKYSSVKINGQPVPSPEGDIRQVSLDVISSSMVSRIEVSKTLTPDMDADAVAGAINLVTKNALDFDQQMWQVSAGTGRNMLEGKPLANFDITYGNRFGEEKRLGVFVNAMGYYTHRNSDDMERVWGERAFNGKNHYFMNEFELRDYNAIRKRLSFNAATDYRFSETSDIHFGAVHNYFRDDEIRRRLRIKLSEGSAAVRARRFKFVSDSSVTMDSAVVERETKDWALTRSLTSFQMSGHAQWADMDWTYSAALSRATEAIPDRFDFTTRQTDVNLKYDMTNRQFPKFAFLSGDPYDPALFKLKNFEVQEYDITEWDRIAELNIRKSLRILSNGDYVQSGAKVRSKAKERNDEHNRATIANPNAPPFMNFFAESDEDINFLYSRYRFGTSADPSLIRRWADTVNLQNSAAYSADNNFITNYKAAEKIVAVYGLSKIYSGSWEFLAGVRMEKTYIDYDGIKVVQNGNRIRSTQQGYPDTLHPAGYPIDTISLNGKHEYYQLFPSVNIKYSMSDRFVMRGAISRAIFRADYFDLIPYEVFDYQNLTIARGNTYLRPTTSWNFDLSADYYFQNAGIIAGGVYYKYIDDFIYQRQYIDSTNIQDGVPWIVNQKQNGKAAKLFGAEFNWQQTFTFLPPNFDGLGIYLNYAYTHSQAYYPQRPGNKNTLPGQPNHVGNFALTYEKKGFAARVAWNYSGPYVLTVSDSVDTDFDTYVDRHLQLDISASQKLTKHIRIYLELNNLTNEPYREYVGSRKRLRQQEYYSWWGKLGAEYTF
- a CDS encoding thioredoxin family protein, with the protein product MMRIQIAGPGCINCTKLEDMCREAIHAYHVDAQIERITERQDYSRLGVFATPGLLINGHIISTGRMPAYLTVEKWIKSAEDWSS
- the msrA gene encoding peptide-methionine (S)-S-oxide reductase MsrA, with product MSLYSLLSMLFIIGCSKEHDNSTEILRSTMRKEPMITNQAAVDTATFGAGCFWCVEAVFQRTKGVLSVKSGYSGGHVDNPTYQQVCNGNTGHAEVIQLTFDPKTVSFVELLEVFFGTHDPTTLNRQGADEGTQYRSAIFYHSDDQRRFAEDIKQKLDASGAFKSPIVTEISAFKKFYSAEDYHQNYFNDNGNAPYCAYVIKPKLEKFRKVFKDKLKSE